From the Parus major isolate Abel chromosome 1A, Parus_major1.1, whole genome shotgun sequence genome, the window ttaggaaaatattctgctgcATAAATGAAGTGGCAGGAGATCCATAAAACCAGTCCCCAGAAGTGCTGTGGGGTTTATCAGTCTGTAATTGAGGTGAAAACTTCCCCGTGATTAAATCACTGTTTACATTCCACTTTTGGTATTCATGCACAAACTGCAGTCTGTCAGCGTACAGAAGTTTCCACAGTGGATCCGGAAAATAATGTGTTTGGTAAAGCAAATTTGGtgctgggcaggaaggagagagTTCCCATGGTGTGAAATAATTCACAGCAACGCAGTGCTTTACCTCCTTTTGGTGTCCTCGCTTTCGTGACCTTCGATGTTGCCTGAAGTCCCCATGAACAAAGTCATTTAAGTTTGATGGGTGAATACTCCAATAGTTTCCTTTGCCATCCTCACATCTTCCCACCTTGATGAAACAATCATTTAGTGAAAGGTTGTGCCTTACACTGTTCCTCCAACCTCGACCTTTGTTcctgtaaaaaggaaaattatcttCAATATATTTGTAGATAGCAGctaaattcagtttatttgtGGGGGAAGAAAGTATCGCCTTTGCAATCAAAGCTATGTATGAGAGAGGTGGCTTATCCAGAAGTCTTCCTTCATCCACAATCACAGGAAGACCCTTTTTGGCAGTTTTGTGAGAGCTGGGAATTCGGGGTAGAAGCCCTTGAGccagttttccttcttcttttcctacTGTACAGATGTCTAGACTTCCTTCATTGTTTTCAGAAGAGTCTTCACTCATTATAGCAGCCTGAAACccagcatttattttaagagcTCTGATATTTTACTGCAAATAGCCAGTTGAATAATTGGCCCACTGAATATAACCAGCAGGAGAAGTGAAAGTTGGACTTCAAATGTGCTGCTCTCACGTATCCAGATTTCTATTTTATACTCTGTTAAGTCAACATCCTTAACAACGAAAACCGAACTGCCTATGTTTACAGAAGTCAAGGTGCAAGTCCTagctgaatgaaaaaaaatacaaaataattatgCTGTGTTAAGTATGAAGATAAACAGACCATGACGTTAGCCTCCCACTTCATTATAATCTGATAAAATACCCTTCAGTGTTCCCCATTGAAACATAATGATTAATGAGAAATTTAAGGTGCCTAGATAGAGTTGCAAAATGATCAGACTCTCCAGTGATATGCAGAACAAACTGAAACCAACATGTTGGTTCCTGTGTTTTACACTTAGTCATACATGTTGTATTTAGTACaataaacatttgttttacCTGCTAATAGAAAGTTCTGTGTGAAAGGAAAACACCTATCAAATTTTATAGCTGCCATATAGCTATTGGTGAAATtgaattaaagcaaaaaaacctccaaagacaaatttctccctgttttttcttATTAGCTCTCTGATAGCAACTAGCTTCCGTGCTGAGTATGCAAGTGACCAGTTCTGCCAACACAAGAAACCACTTGAGGGAGCAATCAACACTCAGAGAGTTCTGTGCTCTGTCACACCCAAAGCACAAACTGTCACTTGAACTTTGACATGGCCCTCAGCCTCCTGGGGTCTGACACTGCTAAGGAGAAGACAGTCACCTCATCTTGGAAAAGGCTGCCCTGAGAAGTTGTGGATACTCCCTCTCCttaagtgttcaaggccaggttgggctGGTtctgagcaccctggtctagtagaaggtgtctctgcccatgacAGTGGGGTTTGAACCCCAAACATTTCTATGATTCAATAATTCTATGGTCTCATGAGATTAGTCTAGGAAGGTTATTAAATATGTTGAAATACATTctaaagcaaaatgaaacaacatGGTGGAAGCTTTGAAAGAGGATGTATTTCCTTTTGGGTCACTTTTGATATTCAAAATACATATTAACAAATGAGGTCTATATTTTGGGGTATCGACAATGGCATcaaaaatttaactttaaaaggCTGAAGTTGATGCTGTTTTTCAGGCTCCTTTGGGTTCTGAAAATAGCCCTTGATTGCTCCTTTCATATGCTAGTTCTGTCAAAGAGAGAGGGACATTAGGGTATCTATTAAAATGATCCCTTTCCTCCTGATCTTGAAGTTCATGCCCTGACAGATCATCTTTATTGTGCCCTTGTAAGCCTTGTCTCAGTTACATTACCTGAAACCAATGTTTCGGTTGGTAGCCTGATGTTTTTAGATTAGAAAACAAGACTCATAATGCAACACTATAGGTCACATGGGCTACCTAATATTTCTGTGCCAGGATAGAATTTCCACCTTCTTGCTTGCAAGATTTAATAGAACACTTTTCCAGTAATCATTGTGAATGTGATATACCTGGTATTTTAACAGCCTTGTCCATTCAAAAATCCTAGTGATAACATGGTGAGCTATTTAATAGTTTTTTCTTGGTCTCCAGTCTCAgcagtaatttcttttgaaggCATTCATTTGACCTGCTCTATCCCTACTAGAATTTGTCTGCCTGGAACATCCTAAAGTTGCCATCATCTGTTACTGGTAGTTTTTCATAATCTTCTGATGACTAATTTACCcagttttttctcctcctctcttaTTTGCAGTTGAATGGTTGCCAAGTCATAGCAGAAATTATTGAGATTATCTCTGAAATCTGTGATCTGGCACGTTagactattttatttattcatgcCATTTCTGTTGTTTCAACTTTAAGCAGGTTATACCTAAAGGGGTTCCtacaataataatattaaaaacttGATTTTAATTCAGAATACCAGATTTTCTATATTAGGTTATTTCTAcataaatttgtgtttttatgaaGCACTGCAGTTGTAGActggaaaattaatgtttctcaCTGTGACAAGGACTGTGTGTTCCTTTCCCCATAGCtccaagaaacacagaatcaacCACATGTTCTGCTATTTTAGTAGTGACTTTGAAAATTGAAGGATTGTAAAGAAGGACAAGGCACAGAACCCAAATTTTGAGTGCCTACAAATatccaaattaaattaagaataaGGAAAACAATCTAATTagagttttttaattttaagggaAGTCTTTCAGGAACAGAGGAAACCGATTTTATTAAAAGGACCCAGTctgaagaaatagaaatttaaacGCAGTAAATGCCCAAAAGTCAAATGCATAATACTTGAACTTAAATCCTATATAAGAAGAAAAATCGTGTTGAAAGGGCTCCATATATAAACAGATGAATAGTTCTTTCAGTAAGTAAAGGAAGATCATACAGGGAATGAAAGACAAAAGTGTGAGCAGAAAAACCTACATTTGGAAGGGCTGCAAGTCCCAATCTCTGAAATCACAATTTTTTCAGATATACCaccaaggaaaatattaatcCCATACTCCTGGTTGTCTTGCTTGTTCCTTCTTTCTGCACATTATTTCTGGAgttagcttttattttcctccgAGTCTTTTCATTAAAGATGGAAATTCCTCTCTGCCCAAAATTAGATTTCATctaaaaaacaaagacaagttCCCTGTTTTATCCTTATTCTTTGTGGGAACTCTCTTGTCTGAAATGTATGCAAAGCTCTTACATTAGAGGAGCAACTTTCACGGGCTCAATGTCCAGTTTTATCTGAAAAGAAGAATGAGAGACAGGGAAAGCATACTGTATATTCTTACTATGCAGACTTTTTCCAACCTGGGGAAGCAGATTCCTCTTCAAATGTCTGTACACACCTTATTAAAGCATCATTTTTGTTGTCACATCCTCTTTGATGCTGCTAAAACCCTGCATGGTTATAAATCTGAGATTTCCCACAAAGCGCCATAAAAAGAAGGGGCTAGCTTTATCAGCTAAACTAGTTAAATAGTTTATCATATATATTTGTGAATAAATTATGTATTCTTGAAAAGATGAATGAGGACAAAAGAGCATGTGGAAATTCTGTTCCAGTAATGTAATGTGCTCTGAATTTTCACTgttcaaggttttttttcctctgcccttAATTTAGGTTAAGGAGAGTTTTTCAATGTCTTAGCTTTGATTGTATGAATCTAGGTGATCCCCTTACATAGAAAgcctgcaattttttttcttgatactGTGAAAACAAGCACATATTTTAGGGAGTGGTCTGGTTTCAACTTTGGGTCACAGAGTAGACCAGTTGCAGTCATAGGACAAAGTTTTGTTAAAAAGTCTGACAGTGCCTACAATCTGtaacaaagagcagaaaacatttGTCCTTACTCAGCCTTTATTACTAAAATTTAACTACAGTCATATggaattt encodes:
- the LOC107204258 gene encoding forkhead box protein D1-like; translation: MSEDSSENNEGSLDICTVGKEEGKLAQGLLPRIPSSHKTAKKGLPVIVDEGRLLDKPPLSYIALIAKAILSSPTNKLNLAAIYKYIEDNFPFYRNKGRGWRNSVRHNLSLNDCFIKVGRCEDGKGNYWSIHPSNLNDFVHGDFRQHRRSRKRGHQKEVKHCVAVNYFTPWELSPSCPAPNLLYQTHYFPDPLWKLLYADRLQFVHEYQKWNVNSDLITGKFSPQLQTDKPHSTSGDWFYGSPATSFMQQNIFLNIQPGFPNSLLFFSQKQHQSEAFRHICKY